A single region of the Phycisphaerae bacterium RAS1 genome encodes:
- the dxs gene encoding 1-deoxy-D-xylulose-5-phosphate synthase, with amino-acid sequence MNPVALPSPLLPTLSGPEQLRKLSFDQLDHLAGEIRQRIIDAVVRNGGHLSSNLGVTELTIALHRVFDFKTDRLLWDVGHQAYVHKLLTGRQHHFDLLRQVGGPSGFPSVEESPYDLFNVGHAGTAIATAVGMARGDKAQGRDSRVVALVGDASIVNGVAFEGLNQAGLLKRQFLVILNDNSMGISKTQGALASYLSRFRLSSLYEEVKQHVKSTLPRLGAVGSSIFDALDHLKEGIKATVSPHQIWEHMGFIYVGPVDGHDLRHLVETLELLKDVEHPVLLHVHTVKGRGCDWATSDPCAFHSPGKLRVEGDSVTVVKSGRKSWTTAFADAAIELMKEDARVYALTAAMPDGTGVDKIRKVYPDRCLDCGIAESSTVDIAAGMAKAGLRPLVCVYSTFLQRAFDQVFQEVVLQKLPVGFCIDRAGFVGEDGAVHHGYLDLTYLRCFQNMIVMAPADEPELRAALRLGLALDGPWAMRYPRDGVPDPYALGGSTGAAAEPAAADAAPETPPFYIGKSRLVQDGRDATILAYGTQVQFALEAARTLATEDVFVRVVNARFCKPIDEDMVMTAITAGGPVVTVEDHTLAGGFGSAVLETASKLGLPTDTIIRLGHQVDRFYGHGTRTGQLAEAGIDAAGIAATVRRAVKAARAAGTHTDVPREQNPAERGRP; translated from the coding sequence ATGAATCCCGTCGCGCTGCCTTCGCCGCTGCTGCCTACGCTTTCGGGCCCCGAGCAGCTTCGCAAGCTCTCGTTCGACCAACTCGATCACCTCGCCGGCGAGATTCGCCAGCGGATCATCGACGCCGTCGTGCGGAACGGCGGTCACCTGTCCAGCAATCTGGGCGTCACCGAGCTGACCATCGCGCTGCATCGCGTCTTCGACTTCAAGACGGACCGGCTGCTCTGGGACGTCGGCCACCAGGCCTACGTCCACAAGCTGCTCACCGGCCGCCAGCACCATTTTGATCTCCTGCGACAGGTGGGCGGGCCGAGCGGCTTTCCCAGCGTGGAGGAAAGCCCGTACGACCTCTTCAACGTCGGCCACGCCGGCACCGCCATCGCGACCGCGGTCGGCATGGCGCGAGGCGACAAGGCCCAGGGGCGCGATTCGCGCGTCGTCGCGCTGGTGGGCGACGCCAGCATTGTGAACGGCGTGGCGTTCGAGGGACTCAACCAGGCCGGCTTGTTGAAACGGCAGTTCCTCGTCATCCTGAACGACAACTCGATGGGGATTTCGAAAACGCAGGGCGCGCTGGCGTCCTACCTGTCCCGATTCCGGCTGAGCAGCCTGTACGAAGAGGTCAAGCAGCACGTCAAGTCCACGCTGCCCCGGCTCGGCGCGGTCGGCTCCAGCATCTTCGATGCGCTCGACCATCTGAAAGAGGGCATCAAGGCCACCGTCTCGCCGCACCAGATCTGGGAGCACATGGGGTTCATTTACGTCGGCCCGGTGGACGGGCACGACCTGCGGCACCTGGTCGAGACGCTGGAGCTGCTCAAGGACGTCGAGCATCCCGTGCTGCTCCACGTGCACACGGTGAAAGGCCGCGGTTGCGACTGGGCCACCAGCGATCCGTGCGCGTTTCACAGCCCCGGCAAGCTGCGCGTCGAGGGCGACAGCGTCACCGTCGTCAAGAGCGGCCGCAAGAGCTGGACCACCGCGTTCGCGGACGCGGCGATCGAGCTGATGAAGGAAGACGCGCGCGTCTACGCCCTGACGGCGGCCATGCCGGACGGCACGGGCGTCGACAAGATTCGCAAGGTCTATCCCGATCGCTGCCTCGACTGCGGCATCGCCGAGAGCTCAACCGTTGATATCGCGGCCGGAATGGCGAAGGCCGGCCTGCGCCCGCTCGTCTGCGTTTACTCGACATTTCTGCAGCGCGCGTTCGACCAGGTGTTTCAGGAGGTCGTGCTCCAAAAACTGCCGGTGGGCTTCTGCATCGACCGAGCGGGTTTCGTCGGCGAGGACGGCGCCGTACATCACGGCTATCTCGACCTGACGTATCTGCGCTGCTTCCAGAATATGATCGTCATGGCGCCGGCGGACGAGCCGGAGCTGCGGGCGGCGCTGAGGCTCGGACTGGCGCTCGATGGACCATGGGCGATGCGCTACCCGCGCGATGGCGTGCCTGATCCCTATGCACTCGGCGGTTCGACAGGCGCAGCGGCCGAGCCGGCCGCGGCGGACGCGGCGCCCGAAACGCCGCCGTTCTACATCGGAAAATCCCGGCTAGTGCAGGACGGTCGCGACGCGACGATTCTCGCGTATGGCACGCAAGTGCAGTTCGCGCTTGAGGCGGCGCGCACGCTCGCGACTGAGGACGTTTTCGTCCGCGTGGTCAACGCCCGCTTCTGCAAGCCGATCGATGAAGACATGGTCATGACCGCGATCACCGCTGGCGGACCAGTTGTGACCGTCGAAGACCACACGCTGGCCGGCGGCTTTGGCAGCGCGGTGCTCGAGACGGCAAGCAAACTCGGTCTTCCGACCGACACGATCATCCGCCTCGGACACCAGGTCGATCGCTTCTACGGCCACGGCACGCGCACCGGGCAGCTCGCGGAGGCGGGGATCGACGCGGCGGGAATCGCCGCAACGGTGCGTCGCGCGGTGAAAGCTGCGCGTGCCGCAGGCACGCACACCGACGTGCCGCGCGAGCAGAATCCCGCGGAGCGCGGACGGCCGTAG
- the corC_3 gene encoding Magnesium and cobalt efflux protein CorC: MSVVLVIGALLGLVLSATVSAVETAAYTLNRVRLRVRIDRGDPRARRLNTLMRRPEDIVMGALVGNTAADYISTACLTALLIFWAVPSGRVEVFVTAIATPLVLVFGGIIPKEWALRRGDVLIYPLSLSITLLLRALRLSGFFWMREKLTGGLMRRINPARLGEPEAVLPRHGALKLLNEGAVRGGLTRFQRDLIDRVMKISRIRVGSVMIPRQRSATVARSISRDDFLRIARMAHFSRLTVHDGDSRRIVGVVAVFNVLTDEARRPIAEHIQAVTRLSPATSVSAALVTLQQTGHPMAVVEDSRGHCIGVLTLKDLVEEIVGDLEAW; this comes from the coding sequence ATGAGCGTGGTCCTGGTGATCGGTGCTTTGCTGGGGCTGGTCCTATCGGCGACGGTTTCGGCCGTGGAGACGGCGGCCTATACACTCAATCGCGTGCGGCTAAGGGTGCGAATTGATCGCGGCGATCCGCGCGCCCGGCGGCTCAACACCCTGATGCGCCGGCCCGAGGATATCGTGATGGGGGCGCTGGTTGGGAATACGGCAGCGGATTACATCAGCACGGCCTGCCTGACGGCGCTGCTGATCTTCTGGGCCGTGCCGTCCGGACGCGTCGAGGTTTTCGTTACCGCCATTGCCACGCCGCTGGTCCTCGTATTCGGCGGGATCATCCCCAAGGAGTGGGCCCTGCGGCGCGGCGATGTGCTGATCTACCCGCTGTCGCTGTCGATCACGCTCCTGCTGCGCGCGCTTCGACTGAGCGGGTTTTTCTGGATGCGCGAGAAGCTGACCGGCGGGTTGATGCGGCGGATCAATCCGGCCCGCCTGGGCGAACCGGAGGCAGTCCTGCCGCGGCACGGTGCGCTGAAGCTGCTCAACGAGGGAGCGGTGCGCGGCGGGTTGACGCGCTTTCAGCGCGATCTCATCGACCGCGTGATGAAGATCTCAAGGATCCGGGTAGGCAGCGTGATGATCCCGCGGCAGCGCTCCGCCACCGTGGCCCGGTCGATCTCGCGCGACGATTTTCTGCGCATCGCGCGCATGGCCCATTTCTCCCGGCTCACCGTCCATGACGGGGATTCGCGGCGGATCGTCGGGGTCGTGGCCGTCTTCAACGTCCTCACGGACGAGGCGCGACGGCCGATCGCCGAGCACATCCAGGCGGTGACACGACTCTCGCCCGCCACCAGCGTCTCGGCGGCGCTCGTCACGCTCCAGCAGACCGGGCATCCGATGGCCGTGGTAGAGGACAGCCGCGGGCACTGCATCGGCGTGCTGACGCTGAAGGACCTGGTCGAGGAGATCGTCGGCGACCTGGAGGCGTGGTAA
- the corC_2 gene encoding Magnesium and cobalt efflux protein CorC, with amino-acid sequence MHDAGRAALVLASGDDVSVLTILVSSLFMLLLAMLSAAFSGSEAALFSLTRAQLEQFAAGPPLRRLAAALMDRPRQTLAVILLGNTTVNVLLFANTYVLFNQAHAMLGAWSDVLAALVGILIVTIGGEAIPKTIGVGAAERVAPLGALYVRTVGFVLAPLSRVVDAVLVEPASRLLIGPQRREGEESEDVSTEELRTLLEMSRRRGEIDPVEDAFVREIIHLDDIRVRDVMIPRVEMKACDVDAPPDALRRLMRETRFKKIPVYEKSLDNIVGLVYAKVLFLSPVRSLRQIVVPVRFVPDLITGEQLLAHFRSTKSQIAIAVDEYGGLAGLVTLEDVLESIVGDLRNPQDEPEIAEIIQISDDEFDVSGRLGVRYWAEVFHEPELADRFATIGGLVTAQLGRPARAGDLVQMGNVQVRVMSVARRRIQRLRVRRVSVASGAGAGP; translated from the coding sequence ATGCACGATGCGGGGCGCGCAGCGCTCGTTCTGGCTTCGGGAGACGACGTCAGTGTGCTGACGATCCTCGTCTCGTCGCTGTTCATGCTGCTCCTGGCGATGCTCTCGGCCGCGTTCAGCGGCAGCGAGGCGGCGCTGTTCTCGCTCACGCGGGCGCAGCTCGAGCAGTTCGCCGCCGGCCCGCCGCTGCGGCGGCTGGCTGCGGCGCTGATGGACCGGCCGCGGCAGACACTGGCCGTCATTCTGCTGGGCAACACCACGGTCAACGTGCTGCTGTTCGCGAACACGTATGTTCTGTTCAACCAGGCGCACGCGATGCTGGGGGCGTGGTCGGATGTGCTGGCGGCGCTGGTCGGCATTCTGATCGTCACCATCGGCGGGGAGGCGATTCCCAAGACCATCGGCGTCGGCGCGGCGGAGCGCGTCGCGCCGCTCGGCGCCCTGTACGTGCGGACGGTCGGGTTCGTGTTGGCGCCGCTGTCGCGCGTCGTGGACGCCGTTCTGGTCGAGCCGGCGTCCCGGCTGCTGATCGGGCCGCAGCGGCGGGAGGGTGAGGAAAGCGAGGACGTCTCGACGGAAGAGCTGCGGACGCTTCTGGAAATGAGCCGGCGGCGCGGCGAGATCGACCCGGTCGAGGACGCGTTCGTGCGCGAGATCATTCACCTGGACGACATCCGCGTGCGCGACGTGATGATCCCACGCGTGGAGATGAAAGCGTGCGACGTCGATGCGCCGCCCGACGCCCTGCGGCGGCTGATGCGCGAGACCCGGTTCAAGAAGATCCCGGTTTACGAGAAATCGCTGGATAACATCGTCGGCCTGGTCTACGCGAAAGTGCTCTTCCTTTCGCCCGTGCGGTCGCTGCGTCAGATCGTCGTTCCGGTTCGCTTTGTGCCCGACCTGATCACCGGCGAGCAGCTTCTGGCGCACTTTCGCAGCACGAAGTCGCAGATCGCGATCGCGGTGGACGAGTACGGCGGGCTGGCCGGGCTGGTGACGCTTGAAGATGTGCTCGAGTCGATCGTCGGCGATCTGCGAAATCCGCAGGACGAGCCGGAGATCGCCGAGATCATCCAGATCAGCGACGACGAATTCGACGTCAGCGGCCGGCTGGGCGTGCGTTACTGGGCCGAGGTGTTTCACGAGCCGGAGCTGGCCGACCGCTTCGCCACGATCGGCGGACTGGTGACGGCGCAGCTCGGCCGGCCGGCCAGGGCCGGTGATCTTGTGCAGATGGGCAACGTGCAGGTGCGGGTCATGTCCGTCGCCAGGCGGCGGATTCAGCGGCTGCGCGTGCGGCGCGTGTCCGTTGCATCCGGTGCGGGGGCGGGGCCATGA
- a CDS encoding Farnesyl diphosphate synthase has protein sequence MALKGRNVNPPLGAAGSDKPIRAGTEYGMRPAKLAGVRARLYSDRVTTGDSDFHAWLSERQANIDRAVIGHFQQFQDACLNSTLLEAVLYSMQSGGKRFRPVLLLECCRACGGDEARAMPAAIAVECVHAFSLIHDDLPAMDDDDLRRGRPTCHRAFDEATAILAGDWLLAHAFEVLAGHGDAKLASELSRATRDMIFGQAADLAGEARPPDESLVRFIHLHKTARLIEACCRMGARVASAPPARVEALGEFGRRLGQAFQIADDLLDETGAVERTGKQVRKDKKAAKQTLPAALGLDESVRRAASEVGAAINSLAELGAEADRLRGLARFVLSRDA, from the coding sequence ATGGCCCTGAAGGGCAGGAACGTCAACCCGCCGCTTGGCGCGGCGGGTTCGGACAAGCCAATCCGCGCAGGAACTGAGTACGGGATGCGCCCCGCCAAGCTGGCGGGCGTCCGGGCTCGGCTCTATTCTGACCGAGTGACCACGGGTGATTCAGACTTCCACGCATGGCTCAGCGAGCGGCAGGCGAATATCGACCGTGCCGTTATCGGTCATTTTCAGCAATTTCAAGACGCCTGTCTGAACTCCACCCTGCTGGAAGCGGTACTGTATTCCATGCAGTCGGGCGGCAAGCGCTTCCGGCCGGTGCTGCTTCTGGAGTGCTGCCGCGCGTGCGGCGGCGACGAAGCACGGGCAATGCCCGCGGCGATTGCGGTTGAGTGCGTTCATGCGTTCTCGCTCATACACGACGACCTGCCGGCGATGGACGACGACGACCTGCGCCGCGGCCGGCCGACCTGCCACCGGGCCTTCGACGAGGCGACCGCCATTCTCGCGGGCGACTGGCTGCTGGCTCACGCCTTCGAGGTGCTGGCCGGACACGGCGACGCGAAGCTGGCTTCAGAGCTCAGCCGCGCGACGCGGGACATGATTTTCGGACAGGCGGCGGACTTGGCCGGCGAAGCTCGTCCCCCGGATGAGTCGCTCGTGCGTTTCATCCATCTGCACAAGACGGCGCGGCTGATCGAAGCATGCTGCCGAATGGGCGCCCGGGTAGCAAGCGCCCCGCCGGCGCGAGTCGAGGCGCTCGGTGAATTCGGCCGGCGGCTGGGGCAGGCGTTTCAGATCGCGGACGACCTGTTGGACGAGACAGGCGCGGTCGAGCGCACCGGAAAGCAGGTCCGGAAGGACAAGAAAGCCGCCAAGCAGACGTTGCCGGCGGCGCTGGGGCTGGACGAAAGCGTCCGGCGCGCAGCGTCGGAAGTCGGCGCGGCGATTAACAGCCTGGCGGAGCTGGGCGCGGAAGCGGATCGGCTTCGCGGGCTGGCGCGATTTGTGCTGTCGCGCGACGCGTGA
- a CDS encoding periplasmic protein, which produces MFRMTLIILLAGAALAQTTAPAPTATPGPAIAKTSKQPTLQGEPRLRYICKQLDLTPQQKEQAESLIAVYAATIAAASDKDQMLAVLREIQVLSQELQEAKKAGDEARIKELNKRLREATPGLQAEDEFMSGLRGMLTDEQKPILATTLERLERDPHVQLKPVDVIRVATDLKLDAKQQETLDMLTREFRAETARAGGDNSAMVEDFANKIRGMLTPEQAAQFDKRIEKLRPPAAQPSVQRTPHVTTRPAGEAQPPGAAPPGK; this is translated from the coding sequence ATGTTCCGTATGACGCTGATCATCCTTCTCGCCGGGGCAGCCCTGGCGCAGACCACCGCGCCGGCCCCTACCGCCACGCCCGGGCCGGCGATCGCCAAGACCTCAAAACAGCCGACGCTCCAGGGCGAACCCAGGCTGCGCTACATCTGCAAGCAGCTTGACCTGACGCCGCAACAGAAGGAACAGGCCGAGAGCCTGATCGCGGTCTACGCCGCCACCATCGCCGCGGCGTCAGACAAGGACCAGATGCTGGCGGTTCTGCGGGAAATCCAAGTGCTGTCGCAGGAGCTTCAGGAAGCCAAAAAGGCAGGCGACGAGGCGCGCATCAAGGAACTCAACAAGCGGCTGCGCGAAGCCACGCCCGGCCTCCAGGCCGAGGATGAGTTCATGTCCGGGCTGCGCGGCATGTTGACCGATGAACAAAAGCCGATCCTGGCCACGACGCTGGAGCGGCTGGAGCGCGACCCGCATGTTCAACTCAAGCCGGTGGACGTCATCCGCGTGGCGACCGACCTGAAGCTCGACGCCAAGCAGCAGGAAACGCTGGACATGCTGACGCGCGAGTTTCGCGCCGAGACGGCCCGCGCCGGCGGCGACAATTCCGCGATGGTCGAAGACTTTGCCAACAAGATCCGCGGCATGCTGACGCCGGAACAGGCGGCCCAGTTCGACAAGCGGATCGAGAAGCTCCGTCCGCCGGCCGCACAGCCGAGCGTTCAACGCACGCCCCACGTGACCACCAGGCCCGCCGGCGAGGCTCAACCTCCGGGCGCCGCCCCGCCCGGAAAATAG
- the rbsA_2 gene encoding Ribose import ATP-binding protein RbsA — protein sequence MLRLHKRFGATAALSGVDLLVQPAEVHALLGENGAGKSTLMKILAGVIRPDAGEIQLDAAPFAPRNPLAARRGGVAMIYQELNLALHLTVAQNLTLGIERHAAGIIRRGTQRRRALEILNQLGQSDLPLDLPVVRLSPARRQMVEIARALMTDARVIVMDEPTSSLGAADIERLFAVIDALRAAGLSIIYISHFLEEARRVADRFTVLRDGRSLATGAMRDISIAQLVEHMIGRRLDDFFPSVPHTPGDAILRIQNLAGRRLPVRADLELRRGEVLGLAGLVGAGRTELLRAIFGLDAVRHGDVRVAAYSGGKSPADRLIQGVGLLSEDRAGEGLALARSVADNALLSRLGPLARLGWIRPRAVRRAAQHWIEQLGIRTRGPQQAVRELSGGNQQKVALARLLHHDVEVLLLDEPTRGVDVGSKAQIYALIGQLAARGKAVLIASSYLPELLGVCDRIAVMHRGRLGPARPVSEWNEHSLMLAATRGDPTSGASR from the coding sequence ATGCTCCGCCTCCACAAGCGCTTCGGCGCCACCGCTGCACTGTCCGGCGTCGATCTCCTCGTCCAACCCGCCGAAGTCCACGCCCTGCTCGGCGAAAACGGCGCCGGAAAATCTACACTGATGAAGATCCTTGCCGGCGTCATTCGCCCCGACGCCGGCGAAATCCAGCTCGACGCCGCGCCCTTCGCACCGCGCAACCCGCTCGCCGCCCGCCGCGGAGGCGTGGCGATGATCTACCAGGAGCTGAACCTCGCCCTGCACCTGACGGTCGCGCAGAACCTCACGCTCGGGATCGAGCGGCACGCCGCCGGGATCATTCGCCGCGGAACCCAGCGCCGCCGCGCGCTCGAAATCCTGAACCAACTCGGCCAATCCGACTTGCCGCTCGACCTGCCCGTCGTGCGCCTCTCGCCGGCCCGGCGGCAGATGGTCGAGATCGCGCGCGCCCTGATGACCGACGCGCGCGTCATCGTCATGGATGAGCCGACCAGCAGCCTCGGCGCCGCCGACATCGAACGGCTCTTCGCCGTCATCGACGCACTCCGCGCCGCTGGCCTTTCCATCATCTATATCTCGCACTTTCTGGAGGAGGCGCGGCGCGTCGCCGACCGCTTCACCGTGCTGCGCGACGGCCGCAGCCTCGCGACCGGGGCGATGCGCGACATCTCCATCGCCCAGCTCGTCGAACACATGATCGGCCGCCGGCTGGACGACTTCTTCCCCTCCGTCCCGCACACGCCCGGCGACGCCATACTCCGCATCCAAAACCTCGCCGGCCGGCGCCTGCCCGTTCGAGCGGATCTGGAGCTCCGACGCGGCGAAGTGCTCGGTCTGGCCGGCCTGGTCGGCGCCGGCCGAACCGAACTGCTGCGCGCGATCTTCGGCCTTGACGCCGTCCGCCACGGCGACGTGCGCGTCGCCGCCTATTCGGGCGGAAAATCGCCCGCCGATCGTCTGATCCAGGGCGTCGGTCTGCTGAGTGAAGATCGCGCCGGCGAGGGTCTCGCCCTGGCCCGCTCGGTCGCCGACAACGCGTTGCTTAGCCGGCTCGGCCCGCTCGCGCGCCTCGGCTGGATTCGGCCGCGCGCCGTGCGCCGCGCGGCGCAGCACTGGATCGAGCAGCTCGGCATCCGAACCCGCGGCCCGCAGCAGGCCGTTCGCGAGCTTTCCGGCGGAAACCAGCAGAAAGTCGCCCTCGCCCGCCTGCTGCATCACGACGTGGAAGTTCTGCTCCTGGATGAGCCGACGCGCGGCGTCGACGTAGGGAGTAAGGCCCAGATTTACGCGCTGATCGGCCAGCTCGCGGCGCGCGGCAAGGCGGTGCTGATCGCCAGCAGTTACCTTCCGGAATTGCTCGGCGTCTGCGACCGCATCGCCGTCATGCACCGCGGCCGCCTCGGCCCGGCCCGCCCGGTCAGCGAGTGGAATGAGCACTCTCTGATGCTGGCTGCCACGCGCGGTGATCCAACCTCGGGCGCGTCCCGATAG
- the pgpA gene encoding Phosphatidylglycerophosphatase A, translating into MSAARGDWVRTACITVLGSGFAPFASGSWGSLVAVILWVVARQALIASGAGGTVIEVATVGGVLIASALSVAWGEWAIRRFGRKDPKQFVLDEFAGQWIALLFLPLPAASASDAAASGPLAFVVAMQFVLFRAFDVIKPPPARQLERLPAGWGILLDDLFAGLYASLAGQALLRYAGVGAALGLQPATGG; encoded by the coding sequence TTGAGCGCGGCGCGCGGCGACTGGGTTCGCACCGCGTGCATCACGGTGCTGGGCAGCGGCTTTGCGCCGTTTGCGTCCGGATCGTGGGGGTCGCTGGTCGCCGTCATTCTCTGGGTTGTCGCCCGTCAGGCGCTGATCGCTTCGGGAGCAGGGGGGACGGTCATCGAGGTTGCGACCGTCGGCGGCGTCCTCATCGCCAGCGCGCTGAGCGTGGCGTGGGGTGAGTGGGCCATCCGCCGCTTCGGCCGCAAGGATCCCAAGCAGTTCGTGCTGGACGAGTTCGCCGGTCAGTGGATTGCGCTGCTGTTTCTTCCGTTGCCGGCCGCGTCGGCGAGTGACGCTGCGGCAAGCGGGCCTCTTGCGTTCGTGGTGGCGATGCAGTTTGTCCTGTTCCGCGCGTTCGACGTAATCAAACCGCCGCCCGCGCGTCAGCTCGAGCGGCTGCCGGCCGGCTGGGGAATTCTGCTCGACGATTTGTTCGCCGGTTTGTATGCAAGCCTCGCCGGGCAAGCGCTGCTGCGCTACGCGGGCGTCGGCGCTGCGCTGGGCCTCCAGCCTGCGACGGGAGGTTGA
- the alsB gene encoding D-allose-binding periplasmic protein precursor: MTRILFLALTSLACFGCDRSPAPSGGSPPPAAAPTTASSKTIAAATTRVALIPKGTTHDFWKSMHAGARRAVRELGDVELIFRGPEKEDDRDQQIALMQNFISGGVSAIVVAPLDDQALLLPARQAMAAKIPVIVVDSGLKGDAGKDFVSFIATDNYKGGQLAAARMIEVLGGKGKVLMLRYQEGSASTDERERGFVDGLAKTPEMQLIDPKRYSGATRATAQEASENLLTAYTDMQGIYTPNESSTFGMLLALRSRGLAGKVRFVGFDASPGLIDALKAGEIDGLVVQNPAKMGYLGVKSAVDHLRGKPVDPKIDTGVAMVTKANVGTPEMKELVAPPGE, encoded by the coding sequence ATGACTCGCATCCTCTTCCTCGCGTTAACGTCGCTCGCCTGCTTCGGCTGCGACCGCTCACCGGCCCCGTCGGGTGGTTCGCCGCCGCCCGCCGCCGCGCCGACCACCGCCTCATCCAAGACTATTGCCGCCGCTACGACGCGCGTCGCTCTCATCCCCAAGGGCACGACGCACGACTTCTGGAAATCGATGCACGCCGGCGCCAGGCGCGCCGTGCGCGAGCTCGGCGACGTCGAGCTGATCTTCCGCGGACCCGAAAAAGAGGACGACCGTGATCAGCAGATCGCCCTCATGCAGAACTTCATCAGCGGCGGAGTCTCGGCGATCGTCGTGGCGCCGCTCGACGACCAGGCGCTCCTTCTCCCCGCACGCCAGGCGATGGCCGCGAAAATCCCGGTCATCGTCGTCGATTCAGGATTGAAGGGCGACGCCGGCAAGGACTTCGTCAGCTTCATCGCCACCGACAACTACAAGGGCGGCCAGCTCGCCGCCGCGCGCATGATTGAAGTCCTCGGCGGCAAGGGCAAAGTGCTGATGCTCCGCTACCAGGAAGGCTCGGCCAGCACCGACGAGCGCGAGCGCGGCTTCGTCGACGGCCTCGCCAAGACGCCCGAGATGCAGCTCATCGACCCCAAGCGGTACTCGGGCGCCACCCGCGCCACCGCCCAGGAAGCCTCCGAAAACCTGCTCACCGCCTACACCGACATGCAGGGCATCTACACGCCCAACGAATCCTCCACGTTCGGCATGCTGCTGGCGCTGCGCAGCCGCGGCCTGGCGGGCAAGGTGCGCTTCGTCGGCTTCGACGCCAGCCCGGGGCTGATCGACGCCCTCAAGGCCGGCGAGATAGACGGCCTGGTCGTGCAGAACCCAGCGAAAATGGGCTACCTCGGCGTCAAGTCGGCCGTCGATCACCTGCGCGGCAAGCCCGTGGATCCCAAGATCGACACCGGCGTCGCCATGGTGACCAAGGCAAACGTCGGTACGCCCGAAATGAAAGAACTCGTCGCACCGCCGGGCGAATAG
- the pgsA gene encoding CDP-diacylglycerol--glycerol-3-phosphate 3-phosphatidyltransferase, producing MRITLPNQVTLGRLVLAIVFFIVLAFFQAEQRTGTRWVLAVSFWLFLAAALADVLDGLLARMMNQVTSFGRVVDPVVDKVMVCGAFVYFSSQHFNAGGRNITDVAPWMVLVILLRELLVSALRAHSESEGRDFGANWAGKLKMLVQSATVCVILGQLAWYEPNLSWLRTGCVWLTVVVTALSTLPYARRAHSFLLSGEALGGPPPAARPDAGVAALLDPSRETAN from the coding sequence ATGCGGATAACTCTGCCGAATCAGGTCACGCTCGGCCGGCTGGTGCTGGCGATCGTCTTTTTCATCGTGCTGGCGTTTTTTCAGGCCGAGCAGCGGACGGGCACGCGCTGGGTGCTGGCCGTCAGCTTCTGGTTGTTCCTGGCGGCGGCCCTGGCGGATGTGCTCGACGGGCTTCTGGCGCGGATGATGAACCAGGTGACGTCGTTTGGCCGCGTGGTCGATCCGGTCGTCGACAAGGTCATGGTCTGCGGGGCGTTCGTCTACTTTTCAAGCCAGCATTTCAACGCCGGCGGGCGGAACATCACCGACGTCGCCCCCTGGATGGTGCTCGTCATTCTGCTCCGTGAGCTGCTGGTCTCGGCCTTGCGCGCACACAGCGAGTCTGAAGGTCGCGACTTCGGCGCCAACTGGGCCGGAAAGCTGAAAATGCTCGTCCAGTCGGCGACGGTCTGCGTCATTCTCGGACAACTTGCGTGGTACGAACCGAACCTGTCCTGGCTGCGCACCGGCTGCGTCTGGCTGACGGTCGTCGTGACGGCGCTCTCAACGCTGCCCTACGCGCGCCGCGCCCATTCATTCCTGCTGTCGGGTGAGGCGCTGGGCGGGCCGCCGCCCGCTGCGCGGCCGGACGCGGGGGTTGCCGCGCTGCTGGACCCGAGCCGGGAGACGGCGAATTGA